A part of Clarias gariepinus isolate MV-2021 ecotype Netherlands chromosome 14, CGAR_prim_01v2, whole genome shotgun sequence genomic DNA contains:
- the myof gene encoding myoferlin isoform X3: protein MLRVVVESASGLPKKKLGSPDPITSVVFKGETKKTRSINSELNPVWKETLEFDLKGSSLDSSSFIDVIVKDFEALGKDKFIGSAKVNLKDLASGQVKSLSSKGLPLVNESGQNIGATIDLLIGYEPPANTPPNPNDQPDGGAAGTTGADGNEDATDTGGLSSPTQPGQKSLSRTRKQRPLSNKPQDFQIRVRIIEGRQLPGNNIKPVVKIHVCGETHRTRIKRGNNPFFDEIFFYNVHMLPSELFDQHVSIRVYNSSSLRADSLMGEFKVDVGYIYDEPSHCVMRKWLLLNDPDDSSSGAKGYLKVSMFIVGTGDEPPVEKRDPDSDNDDVESNLLLPAGIALRWVTLQLKVFRAEDLPQMDDSITQSLKEAFGGESNKKNLVDPFIEAWFAGKKLCTKIIEQNANPEWNQVLNLQVKFPSMCERIKLTTFDWDRLTRNDAIGTTFLNLTSIASSGGEVEVEDPGNVFPGYTGETGESGVGFLPAFGPSYINLYGSPREFTSLVDPYEDLNFGKGEGAAYRGRILIELSTKLEGKPENDLEAISNDDILVAQKYQRRRKYCLCAVFHSATMIRDPGEPIQFEVSIGNYGNNLDSTCKPLASTTQYSCAVFDGNQYYYLPWADTKPVVAVMSFWEDISHRLDAVNIILHIANRLQDNITDLKTEILAKVPDNKLYEIRTKLLSQLMEDISSFKLPDLEGKPNLTALDIQIKKLRDNTLKNILTSAGHLLQMGANITESLPTIDSWLDRLKQLAEEPQNSMPDVVIWMLRGETRVAYSRIPAHQVLYSVHSEAACGQYCGKTQTICLKYPMDKDKGSKIPVQIRVNMWLGLVAVEKKFNTYAEGTFTVFAELYENQAKMIGKWGTSGLLNRPKFSDITGKVKLKQEYFMPPVGWQWEGDWFVDPEKSLLTEADAGHSEFVEEVYENQTRNPGGEWTAAPYTDVNGENARSPEEINCPNGWKWMDEWTFDEKRAVDERGWEYGITISPDDKPKSWVAAEKTYHVHRRRRKIRPRKKVAAGALAAEKKDTGHPEGWEFSSLIGWKFHQNERSTDSFRRRRWRRKMEPSDSIGASAIFKLEGALGIDREAKADDKGSKSDASNLFGANTPNVSCTFDRSYEYHLRVYVYQARNLLALDQDSFSDPYVHVSFLHMSQTTEIIKSNLSPTWDQTLIFNKVPIFGDPQTIARNPPLVVLEIFDCDQVGKDELLGRSSCLPLVKLNPVMDISPKLLWYPVINKEVAAGQILVSAELILRNKGNETELPLVPPKRGDMLFMVPQGVRPVVQLTMIEILAWGLRNMKTYQLAPVTSPSLVVECGGERIQSAVIRNMKKSPNFPGSVLQLKVLLPKDEMYTPPIVLKVIDHRPFGRKPVVGQCTIDSLEEYRCDPYSTVAEVAMSSKVALMARTSQDLRINMEERPLLETQFMHGFSSAFDKMAPSFPLRQEKEKEEIDWWSKFYASIGEHEKCGPYLEKGYDTLKVFNCELENMTEYKGLTDFCNTFKLLRGKTDTGEDDPSVVGEFKGSFKLYPLSDDPAVPLPPQQFRELPDSGPQECIVRIYVIRAVDLQPKDNNGLCDPYIKIALGRKTIDDRDNYIPNTVNPVFGRMFEMSCFLPQDKDLKISLYDFDLLTRDEKVGETVIDLENRLLSRFGSYCGLPQTYCISGPNQWRDQWKPSQILQHHARLKGVPPPRSEDNGNTLSFNGREYQLSNFEANKEIHQHLGPASERIALHVLRTQGLVPEHVETRTLYSTFQPTLPQGSLQMWVDVFPKSLGPPGPPFDITPRKAKKHMLRVIIWNTTNVILDETSITGEKMSDIYVKGWMAGKEEDKQKTDVHYRSLDGDGNFNWRFVFDFDYLPAEQLCLVSKKEHFWSLDKTEFRIPPQLVIQIWDNDKFSLDDYLGTVELNLNNLISPAKIPEKCSLQMLDNVPKTTHKFDKSKSLFAQKTVKGWWPCYIEKDGKKELGGKVEMTLEIVNETEADERPAGKGRDEPNMNPKLNAPNRPETSFFWFTNPCKTLKFIVWRRFKWLFIGLILLLLVLLFLGILLYSLPNYISMKIVQPIK from the exons ATGCTGCGTGTTGTGGTTGAGTCTGCTTCAGGTCTTCCTAAAAAGAAACTCGGCAGTCCGGACCCCATCACATCTGTGGTGTTTAAAG gtgaAACAAAGAAAACTCGGTCCATCAACAGTGAACTTAATCCTGTCTGGAAAGAG ACACTTGAATTTGACCTTAAGGGTTCCTCTCTTGATTCCTCATCCTTCATTGATGTGATTGTAAAAGACTTTGAGGCTCTTGGAAAAGACAA GTTTATTGGCTCTGCAAAAGTCAACTTAAAAGACCTAGCAAGTGGTCAAGTGAAGTCGCTCTCTTCAAAAGGTTTGCCTTTAGTTAATGAAAGCGGGCAAAATATTGGA GCCACAATCGACCTTTTGATTGGTTATGAACCTCCAGCTAACACTCCTCCAAACCCAAATGATCAACCAGATGGCGGTGCGGCAGGAACCACcg GTGCTGATGGAAATGAAGATGCCACTGATACAGGGGGTTTATCATCTCCCACTCAGCCAGGTCAAAAATCTCTATCACGGACCAGAAAACAGAGGCCTTTATCTAACAAACCGCAGGACTTCCAG ATCCGGGTCCGGATCATCGAAGGTCGGCAGTTGCCTGGAAACAACATAAAGCCTGTTGTGAAAATACATGTTTGTGGAGAAACCCACAGGACTCGCATCAAAAGAGGAAATAACCCCTTCTTTGATGAG ATTTTCTTCTACAACGTCCACATGTTGCCATCAGAGCTTTTCGATCAACACGTCAGCATTCGG GTGTACAACTCCTCATCACTGAGGGCTGACAGTCTTATGGGAGAATTTAAG GTTGATGTTGGTTACATCTACGACGAACCTT CTCACTGTGTCATGAGGAAATGGCTGCTTTTAAATGACCCAGATGACTCAAGCTCTGGGGCAAAGGGTTACCTGAAAGTCAGCATGTTCATCGTTGGGACCGGGGATGAGCCTCCG GTGGAGAAGAGGGACCCAGATAGCGATAATGATGATGTAGAAAGCAACCTTCTGCTACCAGCTGGAATTGCACTGAGATGGGTTACGCTGCAGCTCAAAGTGTTTCGTGCTGAGGACCTCCCTCAAA TGGATGACTCCATCACTCAGTCTTTGAAAGAGGCATTTGGAGGAGAAAGCAATAAAAAGAATCTAGTAGATCCATTCATTGAGGCCTGGTTTGCTGGAAAGAAG ctttgCACAAAAATAATTGAGCAGAATGCAAACCCTGAATGGAATCAGGTTCTTAATCTACAGGTTAAG TTTCCATCTATGTGTGAACGGATTAAACTGACAACATTCGATTG GGATCGCCTCACAAGAAATGATGCCATAGGAACTACATTCTTGAATCTGACCTCAATAGCATCATCTGGTGGTGAAGTTGAAG TGGAGGATCCAGGAAATGTGTTTCCAGGATATACAG GAGAAACTGGGGAGTCTGGCGTTGGCTTTCTGCCTGCATTTGGCCCAAGCTACATTAACCTGTATGGCAGCCCAAGGGAGTTTACAAGTTTAGTTGATCCTTATGAAGACCTTAACTTTGGAAAG GGGGAAGGGGCAGCCTACAGAGGACGCATTCTCATTGAGCTTTCCACTAAGCTTGAAGGAAAGCCGGAGAATGACTTAGAGGCCATATCAAATGATGACATTTTGGTTGCTCAG aAATACCAGCGGAGGAGAAAGTACTGCCTGTGTGCTGTGTTCCACAGTGCCACCATGATCCGAGACCCTGGAGAGCCTATTCAGTTTGAAGTTAGCATTGGCAATTATGGCAACAATCTAGACTCGACATGCAAACCTCTCGCTTCAACCACCCAATACAGCTGTGCCGTGTTTGATG GTAATCAGTACTACTACTTGCCCTGGGCTGACACAAAACCTGTTGTTGCCGTTATGTCATTTTGGGAGGATATCAGTCATCGCTTAGACGCTGTTAACATCATTCTCCACATTGCAAACCGTTTG CAAGACAACATCACTGATCTGAAAACAGAAATACTAGCCAAAGTCCCAGACAATAAACTGTATGAGATTCGGACCAAGCTTTTAAGCCAACTCATGGAGGACATCAGCAG CTTCAAACTCCCAGACCTGGAGGGTAAACCTAACCTCACAGCCCTGGACATCCAGATTAAGAAGCTCAGAGACAACACCTTAAAGAATATCCTGACTTCAGCTGGGCACTTGTTACAGATGGGAGCTAACATAACAGAGAGTTTGCCCACCATTGACAGCTGGCTGGACAGACTTAAACAACTAGCTGAGgag CCCCAGAACAGCATGCCTGATGTTGTTATCTGGATGTTGAGGGGAGAGACACGGGTGGCCTACAGTCGCATTCCAGCTCATCAAGTTCTATATTCGGTGCACAGCGAGGCAGCATGTGGCCAGTACTGTGGAAAAACTCAGACCATCTGTCTAAAG TACCCAATGGATAAAGACAAGGGTTCCAAGATCCCTGTACAAATACGGGTGAATATGTGGCTGGGATTAGTCGCAGTCGAGAAAAAGTTTAATACTTATGCCGAGGGAACATTTACTGTTTTTGCAGAACTG tATGAGAACCAGGCAAAAATGATAGGCAAGTGGGGTACTTCGGGTCTTTTGAATCGCCCGAAGTTCTCCGACATAACCGGAAAAGTGAAGCTAAAGCAGGAGTATTTTATGCCCCCTGTAGGCTGGCAGTGGGAAGGTGACTGGTTTGTGGATCCTGAGAAAAG TTTGCTGACTGAGGCTGATGCAGGACACAGTGAGTTTGTGGAAGAAGTTTATGAGAATCAGACTCGTAATCCTGGAGGAGAGTGGACAGCAGCGCCGTATACAGATGTG AATGGAGAAAACGCTCGTTCCCCAGAAGAGATAAATTGCCCCAATGGATGgaaatggatggatgagtggaCCTTTGATGAAAAAAGGGCAGTGGATGAGAGAG GTTGGGAATATGGCATTACCATTTCTCCTGATGATAAGCCTAAGTCATGGGTGGCAGCTGAGAAAACGTACCATGTCCATCGCCGTAGAAGAAAAATCCGACCACGCAAAAAGGTGGCTGCTGGTGCATTAGCTGCTGAG AAGAAAGATACAGGACATCCAGAAGGTTGGGAGTTTTCTTCTCTCATTGGATGGAAGTTCCATCAAAATGAGCGCTCCACTGATTCGTTCCGTCGCCGCCGCTGGAGAAGGAAGATGGAACCTTCTGACAGCATTGGAGCGTCAGCCATCTTTAAACTAGAGGGGGCACTG GGAATTGATAGAGAAGCAAAAGCGGATGACAAGGGATCAAAATCAGATGCCAGTAACTTGTTTGGAGCCAATACACCTAATGTGTCATGTACTTTTGACC GATCCTATGAATACCACCTACGGGTTTATGTTTACCAGGCCAGAAACCTGCTTGCCTTGGATCAAGACAGTTTCTCAG ATCCATATGTGCATGTGTCATTCTTACACATGAGCCAGACCACAGAAATAATCAAGTCCAACTTGAGCCCGACCTGGGATCAAACTCTTATCTTCAACAAAGTGCCAATCTTTGGAGATCCCCAAACCATTGCTCGCAATCCACCTCTAGTTGTTTTGGAGATATTTGACTGTGACCAAGTG GGCAAAGACGAGCTGTTGGGCAGAAGTAGCTGCCTGCCTTTAGTGAAACTGAACCCAGTCATGGATATATCTCCTAAGCTTCTCTGGTACCCCGTCATAAACAAGGAAGTGGCTGCTGGACAAATCCTGGTTTCTGCTGaacttattttaagaaacaaG GGAAATGAGACTGAACTTCCCCTTGTCCCACCAAAGAGAGGAGACATGCTGTTCATGGTGCCTCAGGGGGTTCGTCCTGTAGTGCAGCTCACTATGATAGAG ATTCTGGCATGGGGGTTGCGCAACATGAAGACCTACCAGTTGGCACCTGTGACCTCCCCGAGCTTGGTGGTGGAGTGTGGAGGCGAGCGGATTCAGTCAGCAGTCATCAGAAACATGAAAAAGAGCCCCAACTTCCCTGGAAGTGTTCTACAGTTGAAAGTG CTCTTGCCCAAGGACGAGATGTACACACCTCCAATTGTGCTGAAAGTTATTGATCATAGGCCATTTGGGAGGAAGCCTGTAGTAGGTCAGTGCACTATTGACTCACTGGAAGAGTACAGATGTGACCCGTATAGCACTGTGGCTGAAGTGGCTATGTCATCGAAAG TGGCTTTGATGGCAAGGACTTCCCAGGATCTGCGCATCAACATGGAGGAAAGGCCTCTTCTTGAAACACAG TTTATGCATGGCTTCTCATCAGCGTTTGACAAAATGGCCCCATCTTTTCCACTCCGT CAAGAGAAG GAGAAAGAGGAGATTGATTGGTGGAGTAAGTTTTATGCTTCAATTGGAGAACATGAGAAATGTGGCCCATACCTTGAGAAAGGATATGACACCCTTAAG GTCTTCAACTGTGAACTTGAAAACATGACTGAATATAAGGGGTTGACTGATTTCTGTAACACTTTCAAACTCTTGCGTGGAAAGACAGACACCGGTGAGGACGATCCCTCTGTGGTCGGGGAGTTTAAG ggaTCCTTCAAGCTCTACCCGCTCTCAGATGACCCGGCCGTACCCTTACCTCCACAGCAGTTCAGAGAACTTCCTGACAGTGGCCCTCAGGAGTGTATCGTCAGGATCTACGTGATCAGAGCAGTTGACCTGCAACCCAAAGACAACAATGGTTTA tgTGATCCATACATTAAGATCGCACTAGGAAGGAAGACCATTGATGATAGAGACAATTACATACCGAATACTGTGAACCCAGTGTTTGgaag aatgtttgaaatgtcATGCTTCTTGCCACAAGACAAAGATCTGAAGATCTCCCTTTATGACTTTGATCTTCTTACTCGCGATGAGAAAGTAGGCGAGACAGTGATTGACCTGGAGAATCGGTTACTTTCTCGCTTCGGATCTTACTGTGGTCTGCCACAGACTTATTGCAT ATCTGGGCCAAATCAGTGGAGAGATCAGTGGAAGCCATCACAGATTCTTCAGCACCATGCACGTCTGAAGGGCGTGCCTCCTCCTAGATCTGAGGACAACGGGAACACCTTAAGTTTTAATGGCCGGGAATATCAGCTCTCTAACTTTG AGGCTAACAAAGAAATTCATCAACACCTGGGCCCAGCGAGTGAGCGGATCGCACTGCATGTTCTTAGAACACAAGGCCTCGTTCCAGAGCATGTGGAAACCAGAACACTTTACAGCACCTTCCAGCCCACGCTGCCGCAG GGAAGTCTTCAAATGTGGGTCGATGTTTTCCCCAAAAGTCTTGGACCTCCTGGACCTCCTTTTGATATTACCCCACGCAAGGCcaaaaa ACATATGTTGCGTGTCATCATTTGGAACACCACAAATGTCATTTTGGATGAAACCAGCATCACTGGAGAGAAAATGAGTGACATATATGTAAAAGG GTGGATGGCGGGAAAAGAAGAGGACAAGCAAAAGACTGATGTTCATTACAGATCTCTTGATGGTGATGGAAATTTCAACTGGAGATTTGTCTTTGACTTTGATTACCTTCCTGCTGAGCAACTGTGTCTGGTTTCTAAAAAG GAACACTTTTGGAGTCTTGACAAAACAGAATTCCGAATTCCACCTCAGCTGGTCATTCAGATATGGGACAATGATAAATTCTCGCTGGATGATTATCTTG GCACAGTTGAACTGAATCTGAACAACCTCATCTCCCCCGCTAAAATACCTGAGAAGTGCAGCCTGCAAATGCTGGATAATGTGCCTAAAACAACTCATAAGTTTGACAAGTCCAAGTCTCTTTTCGCCCAGAAGACAGTCAAAGGATGGTGGCCCTGCTACATTGAAAAAGACGGAAAGAAGGAGCTCGGT